A genomic region of Trifolium pratense cultivar HEN17-A07 linkage group LG3, ARS_RC_1.1, whole genome shotgun sequence contains the following coding sequences:
- the LOC123915622 gene encoding origin of replication complex subunit 1A-like, which produces MHSNLAPFFVYTLRSPHFSHLPHRCFLPHSFIPLHQTLTRTSIFNPSMASTPKKSRQSPSKSKLRSPIAAPVTPHSLPTRRSTRLSSLLTDSPKTPNLVDAFNETPKRRRRIGEKTEPVAKSRLDFSHKDKVSTRNSSIKVENEKDSAQFLKTRSKKSESDEIPFAPQSPEQSKSVKRKRKEEGEKTIELSKKRNGKDELFAPTSPDQSETKKRKRKNEVEKTVVTRAKAARKEGKIAKVQYYKKVVYDGGEFEVGDDVYVKRREDATSDEEDPEMEDCKLCFSSGDEIMIECDSCLGGFHLKCLTPPLKDVPEGDWICEICEGRKMGKDVDFPKPPEGKKLVRTMRQKLHSSDLWAARIESIWKEVDGCYWCRVRWYMIPEETSVGRQPHNLSRELYRTNDFAKIEMESVLRHCFVMTPKEYAKASNEGDDVFLCEYEYDIRWHSFKRLADIDDERENSDEGDSDEDWNAGKESDSDTDEDVDYEEENIKIAQSQPPTSHQLAANLHKGRFSGLQKIGTKRIPEHIRSHKQTNLERAKASLLLASLPKSLPCRNKEMDEITTFIKGAISDNQCLGRCLYIHGVPGTGKTMSVLSVMRSLRSEVDAGNIKPYCFVEINGLKLASPENIYKVIYEALNGHRVGWKEALRLLNERFVEGKKTGGEADRPCILLIDELDLLVTRNQSVLYNILDWPTKPHSKLIVIGIANTMDLPEKLLPRISSRMGIQRLCFAPYNYQQLQEIISSRLNGIDIFEKQAMEFASRKVAAISGDARRALEICRRAAEIADYRMKKLALNPDNVAAGKGLVCMADVEAAIQEMFQAPHIQVMKNCSRLSKIFLTAMVHELYKTGMGETTFEKLATTVSCICTSNGEVFPGYDILLQVGCKLGECRIILCEAGAKHRLQKLQLNFPSDDVTFSLRDCKDLPWLSKYLM; this is translated from the exons ATGCATAGTAATTTGGCGCCATTTTTCGTATATACTCTCCGAAGCCCCCATTTCTCCCACCTCCCCCATCGGTGCTTCCTCcctcattcattcattcctcTCCACCAAACCCTAACTCGCACCTCCATTTTCAATCCTTCAATGGCTTCAACTCCAAAGAAGTCTCGTCAATCACCCTCAAAATCCAAGCTCCGTTCACCAATTGCAGCGCCCGTTACTCCACACTCGTTACCTACACGCAGATCCACGCGCTTAAGCTCTCTCCTCACCGATTCTCCTAAAACTCCCAATCTAGTTGATGCATTCAACGAAACTCCCAAGAGAAGGAGAAGAATTGGTGAGAAAACTGAGCCTGTGGCGAAATCGAGGCTCGATTTCTCTCATAAAGATAAAGTTTCAACTCGAAATAGTTCAATTAAggtagaaaatgaaaaagattCTGCTCAATTTTTGAAGACGAGAAGCAAGAAGAGTGAATCTGATGAAATTCCGTTTGCTCCACAATCGCCGGAGCAATCGAAATCTGTAAAGAGGAAGAGGAAAGAGGAGGGTGAGAAAACGATTGAACTGTCGAAGAAGAGAAATGGGAAGGATGAATTGTTTGCTCCAACGTCGCCGGATCAATCGGAAActaagaagagaaagagaaagaatgagGTTGAGAAAACGGTTGTTACTCGAGCTAAAGCTGCGAGAAAAGAGGGCAAAATTGCGAAGGTGCAGTAttataaaaaagttgtttatgATGGTGGTGAATTTGAAGTTGGGGATGATGTTTATGTGAAAAGGAGAGAAGATGCTACTTCTGATGAGGAAGATCCTGAAATGGAGGATTGTAAGTTATGTTTTAGTTCTGGGGATGAAATCATGATTGAGTGTGATAGTTGTTTGGGTGGGTTTCATTTGAAATGCTTGACGCCGCCGTTGAAGGATGTTCCTGAAGGGGATTGGATTTGTGAGATCTGCGAGGGTCGTAAGATGGGTAAAGATGTTGATTTCCCAAAGCCTCCGGAAGGTAAGAAGCTTGTTAGGACAATGCGTCAGAAGCTTCATTCAAGCGATTTGTGGGCTGCTCGAATTGAGAG TATATGGAAGGAAGTGGATGGCTGCTATTGGTGTCGGGTACGGTGGTATATGATTCCAGAAGAGACTTCTGTTGGGCGACAGCCACATAATTTGAGCAGAGAGTTATATCGGACCAATGATTTTGCAAAAATTGAG ATGGAATCGGTTCTCAGACATTGTTTTGTCATGACCCCTAAGGAGTATGCCAAAGCTAGTAATGAGGGAGATGATGTTTTCTTGTGCGAATATGAATATGACATCCGTTGGCACAGTTTCAAACGCCTGGCTGATATTGATGATGAAAGAGAG AATTCTGATGAGGGTGACAGTGACGAAGACTGGAATGCAGGCAAGGAATCAGACTCTGATACAGATGAAGATGTTGACTATGAAGaggaaaatattaaaattgcacAATCTCAACCACCAACAAGCCATCAGTTAGCTGCA AATCTGCACAAGGGACGGTTCTCTGGACTTCAGAAGATAGGCACAAAAAGAATTCCAGAGCATATAAGGTCTCACAAACAGACTAATCTTGAAAGAGCAAAGGCATCACTGTTATTAGCTTCGCTGCCTAAATCTTTACCTTGTAGAAATAA AGAAATGGACGAGATAACTACATTCATTAAAGGTGCTATTTCTGACAATCAATGTCTGGGTCGTTGCCTCTATATTCATGGTGTTCCGGGAACTGGCAAG ACAATGAGTGTACTCTCAGTGATGAGGAGTTTGAGGTCAGAAGTTGATGCAGGAAACATCAAGCCGTACTGTTTTGTAGAGATTAATGGTCTGAAGTTGGCTTCGCCAGAGAATATTTATAAG GTCATATATGAGGCATTAAATGGTCACAGAGTCGGATGGAAAGAGGCTCTCCGTTTGCTGAATGAGAGGTTTGTAGAAGGGAAGAAAACTGGAGGAGAGGCTGACCGACCATGTATTTTGCTCATTGATGAACTTGATCTTCTTGTAACCAGAAACCAGTCG GTTCTGTACAATATCCTTGACTGGCCTACCAAGCCACATTCCAAGCTGATTGTGATAG GAATAGCAAATACAATGGATCTTCCAGAGAAGTTACTTCCTCGTATATCAAGCCGAATGGGCATCCAGAGGCTCTGCTTTGCCCCATATAATTATCAGCAGCTTCAAGAAATCATTTCGAGTCGCCTCAATGGAAttgatatatttgaaaaacagGCTATGGAATTTGCTTCAAGAAAG GTTGCAGCTATCTCTGGAGATGCACGCCGTGCTTTGGAAATATGCAGACGTGCAGCTGAAATTGCAGATTATCGCATGAAGAAGCTAGCTTTAAATCCTGATAATGTTGCTGCAG GAAAGGGACTTGTTTGCATGGCAGACGTTGAAGCAGCCATTCAAGAAATGTTCCAAGCACCTCATATTCAA GTGATGAAAAACTGTTCCAGACTTAGCAAAATTTTCCTGACAGCTATGGTGCACGAGCTTTACAAAACAGGAATGGGGGAAACCACTTTTGAAAAG TTGGCAACGACGGTTTCATGTATCTGTACCAGCAACGGAGAAGTGTTTCCTGGATATGATATCCTCCTGCAAGTTGG CTGTAAGCTGGGTGAATGTAGGATCATTTTGTGTGAAGCAGGTGCCAAGCACAGGTTGCAAAAGTTGCAGCTAAATTTCCCGAG TGATGATGTAACCTTTTCACTGAGAGACTGCAAAGATCTACCTTGGTTGTCCAAATATTTAATGTAG